In one window of Macrobrachium rosenbergii isolate ZJJX-2024 chromosome 11, ASM4041242v1, whole genome shotgun sequence DNA:
- the LOC136843523 gene encoding uncharacterized protein DDB_G0283357-like, which yields MQIYCQSSFSCVGGKVQCYVDTASACDERPNDASGCDVINICGCVRWICKDQLEKRSIDKSSKVRTEIPKGSDKYTLMTSLREKRQASDEEDERLPHSEEEGQRSRKGQDRAGPPLGRHDARSTIGRKLQEKEDGTSIDLHPEERRRKNKEWGKNVYSYQRRNTSSQGTPKYTTDRRAKKGHRENKRTEGKANRGEARQSVKGKTGERRRAHTKKRGGKHKSRRGKDRKLRKGKRGKGRERKGRKRKNKKREGKRKCKKCHKKRGRKGHKRERDKYDNKPPGRYKGLYNDHNHYDYGSGAGPYNDPLNNDHHGRYNGQHYQHNDYDYGSGGDALTEVASYGPSGNNDTTYNHNNGNFVCRGDGPCSNKNNNRPNGSVHGLHNSSGDGPESNESYTGSHGSNERLHNNSGDGSQSDKNNTGSQSINEGQHNIGGGHVGRDDGPQSDKYDSGLHSSNEGQHNDGEQVVVKDASLKRDKNKTGLHGSSEGLHNSSGDGSQNDKNNTGLHGSNEGLHNNSSDGLQSDKNKTGLHGRNEGPHKGGGHHVGRDDGPPTGKNNIVPQGTYEGLHNNSSDGSRSDRNNTGPHGIDEGHHNKDGGHDAGRDDGPQKDKNNTGPHGNNEGLHNNSSDGLQNDKNNTGLHGSNEGLHIKNGGYDAGRGDGLHSDNNDTISHGSNAGLHNKSGDGLQSNKNNTGSQEINEGYHNTAGQVVGHDDGPQKGKSNTVSHGSNKGQHNNSDSQSDRNNSILDGNNEGLHKKSGPQSDNNVLHDNNEGLHNNSGPLTDRNTTISHGGDEGLHNNSGPQSDRNNTISHGSNDGLHKNSDPQSDKNNTIPHGSNDGLHNNSGPQSDKNNAVPHGSNEGLHNNIGLQGDKNNTISLGSNDGLHNSSDLQSDKNNAVLNGSNDGLHNNSGLQSDTNNTRSHGSNEGLYKNSGLQSDKNNTGSHGSNEGLHKNRGPQSDKNNTGSHGSNEGLHKNGGLQSDKHYTGSHGSNEGLYKNSGPQSDKNNTGSHGSNEGLHKNSGPQSDKNNTGSHGSNEGLHDNSGPQSDKNNTISHGSNEGLNKNSGLRSNEGLNKNSGLQSDKNNTGSHGSNEGLHKNSGLQSDKNNTGSHGSNEGLHKNSGLQSDKHNTGSHGSNEGLHKNGGLQSDKHNTISHGSNEGLHKNSGPQSEKNNTGSHGSNEGLHNNSGPQSDKNNTGSHGSNEGLQKNSCLQSDKNNTISHGSNEGLHKNSGLQSDKHNTGSHGSNEGLHNNSSLQSDKHNTGSHGSNEGLHKNSGLQSDKINTVSHGSNEGLHKNSGLQSDKHNTGSHGSNEGLRKNSGSQSDKNNTGSHGSNEGLQKNSCLQSDKNNTVSHGSNEGLHKNSGLQSDKHNTGSHGSNEGLHKNSGPQSDKNNTRSHGSNEGLHNSGPESDKNNTISHGNNNGLHKNSGPQSDKNNTGSHGSNEGLHKNTGLQSDKNNTGSHGSNEGLHDDSGPQSDKNNTGSHGSNEGLRNNSGPQSDKNNTGPYSSNNEVLHKNDGDFGASRDRPYNNIKVSESKRDHHGFQNVNKNVSGDGDVPYKDKNNNGTYGSGDVIHNNENSYIPYFNGHALQNNDGNKSPGSGSLLYNDTSDNLNGSLGNEKDEHYRNGNGSHNNNDNNSNYETNVDNDVFSGDGPRKQHNNNNNNNNRPSMDDSEHPNGNGGRPFDYDEERHYNEKTYYNGSRHGVGKHDRPGNDSITTEKNDDDARQQDYNEELLDDVNDNWPSTTDVPNNHPEDDESQGEDDRQYDDNHKGSHHKDDWQHNDHYNHDDRSCKRHHGKRGGWSYHRLRGHPNDDDGTPDDEDYDD from the exons ATGCAGATTTACTGTCAATCATCTTTCAGCTGCGTTGGAGGAAAGGTGCAGTGTTACGTCGATACAGCTTCTGCTTGTGATGAACGACCTAATGACGCCAGCGGATGCGATGTTATTAACATTTGTGGATGTGTGCG GTGGATTTGTAAGGACCAATTAGAGAAAAGGAGCATCGACAAAAGCTCAAAAGTCAGGACGGAGATTCCCAAAGGTAGCGACAAGTATACTCTAATGACGTCATTAAGAGAGAAACGCCAAGCGTCTGACGAGGAGGACGAGCGGCTGCCACATTCTGAAGAAGAGGGCCAGAGGAGCAGAAAAGGACAGGACAGAGCTGGGCCGCCTCTGGGAAGACATGATGCAAGGTCGACGATTGGGAGGAAActgcaagaaaaagaagatggaacCTCGATAGATTTACACCCCGAGGAAAGACGAAGGAAGAATAAAGAATGGGGGAAGAATGTTTACAGCTATCAAAGAAGAAACACGAGTAGTCAAGGGACCCCAAAATATACTACTGATCGAAGGGCAAAGAAAGGGCATAGAGAAAACAAGAGAACCGAGGGCAAAGCAAACAGAGGTGAAGCAAGACAAAGTGTTAAAGGAAAAACGGGAGAAAGGAGAAGAGCTCACACGAAAAAAAGAGGCGGCAAACATAAAAGTAGACGAGGCAAAGATAGAAAACTTAGAAAAggtaaaagaggaaaaggaagggaaagaaaaggtcggaaacgaaaaaataaaaaaagagaaggaaaaagaaaatgtaagaaatgtCACAAAAAAAGAGGTAGGAAAGGCCACAAGAGGGAAAGGGATAAATATGACAATAAACCTCCTGGTAGATACAAAGGACTGTATAATGACCATAACCACTATGATTATGGTAGTGGGGCTGGCCCATACAATGACCCACTCAACAATGATCACCATGGAAGATACAATGGGCAGCATTATCAACATAACGACTATGATTATGGCAGTGGTGGTGACGCACTCACTGAGGTAGCTAGCTATGGACCAAGTGGAAACAATGATACAAcctataatcataataatggcaACTTTGTGTGCAGGGGTGATGGACCGTgcagcaacaaaaataacaatagacCAAATGGCAGTGTCCATGGACTGCATAATAGTAGTGGTGACGGTCCTGAGAGTAACGAAAGTTATACCGGATCACACGGCAGTAATGAACGATTGCATAACAATAGTGGGGATGGCTCacaaagtgacaaaaataacacTGGATCACAGAGCATTAATGAGGGACAGCATAACATAGGCGGAGGACATGTTGGCAGGGATGACGGTCCACAGAGTGACAAATATGACTCCGGATTGCACAGCAGTAATGAGGGGCAGCATAACGATGGTGAACAAGTTGTTGTCAAAGATGCTAGTctgaaaagagacaaaaacaaaaccgGATTGCATGGCAGTAGTGAGGGACTGCATAACAGTAGCGGTGATGGCtcacaaaatgacaaaaacaacacTGGATTGCATGGCAGTAATGAGGGACTACATAACAATAGCAGTGATGGCCTACAAAGTGACAAAAATAAGACTGGACTGCACGGCAGGAATGAGGGACCACATAAAGGTGGGGGCCACCATGTTGGCAGGGATGATGGTCCACCGACGggcaaaaataacattgtaccACAGGGCACTTATGAAGGACTACATAACAATAGCAGTGATGGCTCACGAAGTGACAGAAATAACACAGGACCGCATGGCATTGATGAGGGACATCATAACAAAGATGGAGGCCATGATGCTGGCAGGGATGATGGACCACAGAAGGACAAAAATAACACTGGACCACATGGCAATAATGAGGGACTACATAACAATAGCAGTGATGGcctacaaaatgacaaaaataatactgGATTGCATGGCAGTAATGAAGGACTACATATCAAAAATGGAGGCTATGATGCTGGCAGGGGAGATGGTCTACATAGTGACAACAATGACACCATATCGCATGGTAGTAATGCAGGACTGCATAACAAAAGTGGTGATGGCCTGCAGAGTAACAAAAATAACACTGGATCACAGGAAATTAATGAGGGATATCATAACACTGCTGGACAAGTTGTTGGACATGATGATGGACCACAGAAGGGAAAAAGTAACACCGTATCACATGGTAGTAATAAGGGACAGCATAACAACAGTGATTCACAGAGTGACAGAAATAACTCCATATTGGATGGCAATAATGAGGGTTTGCATAAAAAGAGTGGTCCACAGAGTGACAACAATGTATTGCATGACAATAATGAGGGACTGCATAACAACAGTGGTCCCCTAACTGACAGAAATACCACCATATCGCATGGCGGTGATGAGGGGCTGCATAACAATAGTGGTCCACAGAGTGACAGAAATAACACCATATCACATGGCAGTAATGATGGACTGCATAAGAACAGTGATCCACAGAGTGACAAAAATAACACCATACCACATGGCAGTAATGATGGACTGCATAACAATAGTGGTCCACAGAGTGACAAAAATAATGCTGTACCACATGGCAGTAATGAAGGACTGCATAACAACATTGGTCTACAGGGTGACAAAAATAACACCATATCACTTGGCAGTAATGATGGACTGCATAACAGCAGTGATCTACAGAGTGACAaaaataatgctgtattaaaTGGCAGTAATGATGGACTGCATAACAACAGTGGTCTACAGAGTGACACAAATAACACCAGATCACATGGCAGTAATGAGGGACTGTATAAGAACAGTGGTCTACAGAGTGACAAAAATAACACCGGATCACATGGCAGTAATGAGGGACTGCATAAGAACAGAGGTCCACAGAGTGACAAAAATAACACAGGATCACATGGCAGTAATGAGGGACTGCATAAGAACGGTGGTCTACAGAGTGACAAACATTACACCGGATCACATGGCAGTAATGAGGGACTGTATAAGAACAGTGGTCCACAGAGTGACAAAAATAACACCGGATCACATGGCAGTAATGAGGGACTGCATAAGAACAGTGGTCCACAGAGTGACAAAAATAACACCGGATCACATGGCAGTAATGAGGGACTGCATGACAACAGTGGTCCACAGAGTGACAAAAATAACACCATATCACATGGCAGTAATGAGGGACTGAATAAGAACAGTGGTCTACGCAGTAATGAGGGACTGAATAAGAACAGTGGTCTACAGAGTGACAAAAATAACACCGGATCACATGGCAGTAATGAGGGACTGCATAAGAACAGTGGTCTACAGAGTGACAAAAATAACACCGGATCACATGGCAGTAATGAGGGACTGCATAAGAACAGTGGTCTACAGAGTGACAAACATAACACCGGATCACATGGCAGTAATGAGGGACTGCATAAGAACGGTGGTCTACAGAGTGACAAACATAACACCATATCACATGGCAGTAATGAGGGACTGCATAAGAACAGTGGTCCacagagtgaaaaaaataacactggaTCACATGGCAGTAATGAGGGACTGCATAACAACAGTGGTCCACAGAGTGACAAAAATAACACTGGATCACATGGCAGTAATGAGGGACTGCAAAAGAACAGTTGTCTACAGAGTGACAAAAATAACACCATATCACATGGCAGTAATGAGGGACTGCATAAGAACAGTGGTCTACAGAGTGACAAACATAACACCGGATCACATGGCAGTAATGAGGGACTGCATAACAACAGTAGTCTACAGAGTGACAAACATAACACCGGATCACATGGTAGTAATGAGGGACTGCATAAGAACAGTGGTCTACAGAGTGACAAAATTAACACCGTATCACATGGTAGTAATGAGGGACTGCATAAGAACAGTGGTCTACAGAGTGACAAACATAACACCGGATCACATGGCAGTAATGAGGGACTGCGTAAGAACAGTGGTTCACAGAGTGACAAAAATAACACTGGATCACATGGCAGTAATGAGGGACTGCAAAAGAACAGTTGTCTACAGAGTGACAAAAATAACACCGTATCACATGGCAGTAATGAGGGACTGCATAAGAACAGTGGTCTACAGAGTGACAAACATAATACCGGATCACATGGCAGTAACGAGGGACTGCATAAGAACAGTGGTCCACAGAGTGACAAAAATAACACCAGATCACATGGCAGTAATGAAGGACTGCATAACAGTGGTCCAGAGAGTGACAAAAATAACACCATATCACATGGCAATAATAATGGACTGCATAAGAACAGTGGTCCACAGAGTGACAAAAATAACACCGGATCACATGGCAGTAATGAGGGACTGCATAAGAACACTGGTCTACAGAGTGACAAAAATAACACCGGATCACATGGCAGTAATGAGGGACTGCATGATGACAGTGGTCCACAGAGTGACAAAAATAACACCGGATCACATGGCAGTAATGAGGGACTCCGTAACAACAGTGGTCCacaaagtgacaaaaataatacTGGTCCTTACAGCAGTAATAATGAAGTGCTTCATAAGAATGATGGAGATTTTGGCGCTAGTCGTGATAGACCATACAACAACATAAAGGTTAGTGAATCAAAGAGAGATCACCATGGTTTCCAGAATGTTAATAAGAATGTTAGTGGTGATGGTGATGTAccatacaaagacaaaaataacaatggaaCATATGGCAGTGGTGATGTTatacacaataatgaaaacagcTATATACCATACTTTAATGGCCATGCACTGcaaaataatgatggaaataaatCCCCTGGAAGCGGTAGTTTACTCTATAATGACACCAGTGACAATTTAAATGGATCGCTTGGTAATGAAAAAGATGAACATTATCGTAATGGTAATGgatcacataataataatgataataatagtaattatgaaacaaatgttgACAATGATGTATTTTCTGGTGATGGACCTCGtaaacagcataataataataataataataataatagaccatcTATGGATGATAGTGAACACCCAAATGGCAATGGTGGTAGACCATTTGATTATGATGAAGAAagacattataatgaaaaaacatattATAATGGAAGCAGACATGGTGTCGGAAAACATGATAGACCAGGTAATGATAGCATAACGACagagaaaaatgatgatgatgctagGCAACAGGATTATAATGAAGAGCTACTTGATGATGTTAATGATAACTGGCCATCTACAACTGATGTACCCAACAACCACCCTGAGGATGATGAATCACAAGGAGAAGATGACAGACAGTATGATGATAATCACAAAGGTTCACATCATAAGGATGATTGGCAGCATAATGATCATTACAATCATGATGATAGGTCATGTAAACGTCATCACGGAAAACGCGGTGGTTGGTCATACCATCGCCTCCGAGGGCATCCTAACGATGACGATGGTACCCCCGATGATGAGGATTACGATGATtaa